The DNA sequence ATGCAACACCAGGCAGAAACACACAGTAATGCTGCCACAGCATTTATATACAGACCCACCACCTGCACCTTCATCCagctctccctgttctcctccatcGCAACAAACAGGATGTGGGCACACTTGGGGGTGGAGAGTTACTTCGAATAAATAAGGATGCAAAGTTAAGAAAACAAATGTCAAAGGAAAAGGAACGTATGGCAACCGACCAGAACTAGGCTGTCTCCCATAATACGGTGGCCCAAAAGGGACACTCAATGTCACAAACCTGGTTCAAACATGAGCAAAACCAAACATCCATCAATCAAATAAGTTAGACAGACACACAACGAGACAACTGTGCTTGGCAGTTGGCACTAAGAGCACAGAAGTCAGTAAGTATAAAAACAAAGCCCAACCAACACACACAAAATCTAACTCAATGACAAATTTGAGGCACAGATCTCAGTTATTCTTCCGCACTGATAATCAATGATTCCAAGTCACTTACTTCCAATGTCAAACCATTCAATTAAAAAGACCACACATTGAAATAACTATTAAggcagcatttcccaaactcggtcctcggacCCCAAGGAGtacacgttttggtttttgcccttgcactacacagctgattcaaatgatcaaagcttgatgattcatttattatttgaatcagctgtgtagtgcaagggcaaaaaccaaaacgtgcccCCCTTGGGGTCCTGaagaccgagtttgggaaaccctggacTAAGGCATTTCAAGAAGAGAAGTTGAAGAAATATTGTCAAGATATCTCTGTGAGGCGCTTTAGCAGGCTGGAGAATCCTGCGGCATGCTGGGACAGCTCTGCCACGCGGTCCACCATTTCCTGGGTGGCAGAGACCGATGGATAGTTTTGTGCTGCCCCCTTTGTAGCCACGACGACAGCCTTCAGGGCCTGACACAGACGCCCCCCTGAGGTTGTGACctacggagagagaaagacaaaaatACATCTTACCTAAATGTCCCTAATCCCTTTCACCTTGACCTAAAACTCTAATTAATTCTGTTGCAAGCTCTTCTTTATGTTTGACTACAAACTCTACATTTGGATTGAAAtgcagggtcgtgttcattaggcataGAATGGAAGAAAACTGACTGCAACAGGTAGGGTCTACCTAAACTCATCCTATGAAAAACATTCATTTTCTTTTTCTGTTGTaaaatgttttgctacagtgtgccctCATGAACACGAGTCACGACCGTGTCATTTTGGCATGAAATGTGTGCTGACCTTTGCTCGGAGGTCAGGAGAGGTCAGGAGTCGGGAGAGGGTGTCCCCGATGAACACCAGCTTGTGCGCCGTCACGATCAAACTCTTCCCCCGGGAAACGAAGACGCGGGGAGGCTGGTTCCCCTGCACACTGTTGAAGAGCACGTCGATGGAGTCGGCCAGACAGGAGAGGTGGGACAGGCTCTGAGACGAGTAGAAGGACAGCAGCTCAGAgtcctccagagagagagagatgggcagaggaggggaggggctcaactggggggagggggagagacagagagacagaggggagggagagagagagggagagggaggaaagacagagagatggagatgggggagagacagagagatggagatgggggagagacagagagatggagatggggggagatgggtgagagacagagagatggagatgggggagagacagagagagggggagggagagagacagaggggagggagagagacagaggggagagaggggagggagggggagggagggagggaggaaagacagggatggggagagggagatgggggagagagagagatggagatggagagacagagaggggggagagacagaaggggggagacagagaaggggggggacagagaagggggagggggaagagagagaagggggagggggaagagagagaagggggagggggatgtgagagaagggggagagagagaagagggggagagacagaagacaggCAAAGAGGGGAGAACGAAGagaagatagacagggagagagttagagacacaggggggggggggcagtgagATAGGGTCATCATTGTCATGGCAGGGATGAACATTGTCACTTATGGAACTGCCATCTATTGTGCAATGGGCCCCCGTTGTCTATTATGTCAAGTTCTTAGAACCACAGATGACCTCTTGTTGTGTGGCTATGACACAAGTTGACGCAACCTAAGCCTACAAAAATATAGGCTGAGAAAAAAtgagagaaaaataaagagaCATTGAGATTGAGGTAGAGATACTGTAAAGGTAAACAAGTCTAGTTGATCCAGGCAGGTTGAAACTGGATAAAGAAGTACAGAGAGCAGATTTACTGTCAATGTAACCTAAAGTCAGGTAGATCAATGTTGACTCACTGGACTGAAGGACAGAGAAAGCTCATCAGTAAATACACAAGAGAGAATGAATGATTCATCCGAGGCCATAGTTTGTGTATGTGGTGTGAAGATGTGAGAAGATGAGTGTGTGTGCTGGGTGATTGGTGTGAAGATGTGAGAAGATGAGTGTGTGTGCTGGGTGATTGGTGTGAAGATGTGAGAAGATGAGTGTGTGTGCTGGGTGATTGGTGTGAAGATGTGAGAAGATGAGTGTGTGTGCTGGGTGATTGGTGTGAAGATGTGAGAAGATGAGTGTGTGTGCTGGGTGATTGGTGTGAAAACAAAGTGTGTGAGAATGAGACAAGCATTTGTGTGACAATTGGAGCATaagatgtgagtgtgtgttactTACCCTAAGCTCTGTGGTGTGGACAGTCTGGTTTGACACATTCTCCGTCTGGACATCTGAGGGAGGCTCTGGCTTTCCCTGTGGAGGAATGGTgaaagtacactacatgaccaaaagtatgtggacactgctcgttgaacatctcattccaaaatcatggagattattatggagttggtccccaccctttgctgctataacagccatcCTGGGATGGCTTTCCACTCAATGTTAtaacattgctgtggggatttgcttccattcagccgtaacagcattagtgaggttgggcacggatgttaggtgattaggcctggctcacagtcggtgttccaattcatcccaaaggtgttcgatggggttgaggtcagggctctctgcaggccagtcaagttattacacaccgatctcgacaaaccatttctgtatggacctcgctttgtgcacagggacattgtcatgctgaaacaggaaagggccttcagcaaactgttgccacaaagttggaagcacagaatcgtctagaatgtttgtatgctgtagcattaagatttcccttcactggaactaaggggcctagtatgaaccatgaaaaacagccccagaccattattcctcctccatcaaactttacagttggcactatgcattggggcaggtagtgttctcctggcatctaccaaacccagatttgtccgtcagactgcctgATGTTGAAGCATGAttcgtcactccagagaacgcgtttccaccactccagctgacgcttgccATTGCGCATAGTGATCATAGGCTTGTGTGTCCgggcggctgctcggccatggaaacccatttcatgaagctcccaactaacagttcttgtgctgacgttgcttccagaggcagtttggaactcggcagtGAGTGTTGCTATGCGcgtcagcactcggcggtcccattctgtgagcttgtgtggcctaccacttcccggctgagccgttgttgctcctagacgtttccacttcacaataacagcacttacagttgatcggggcagctctagcagggcagaaatttgacaaacccgacttgttggaaaggtggcatcctatgactgtgccacattgaaagtcgctgagctcttcagcaaggccatttgcctgccaatgttgttctatggagattgcatggctgtgtgcgcaattttgtacacctgtcagcaacgggtgtggctgaaatgtaggaattcactaatttgaaggggtgtccacatacttttgtaagtATAATGTAGATACATCACTTTAGAAACAGCCATGGGGCCACAGTGCAGATACTGTCCAATAAAACAACTAGAAGAAGAGAGGCAAACATACAAGAGCGAttattgtaagtcactctggataaaggAGTCTGCTTAAAGGGCAAGTATTTTTACAATTTGTAGTGGCTGTTTAAAGATAAGCGGTTTCTTCTGAACCATCTAACCTTAAATTGTAGAATCCTGAACTCCCCCTAAaacacaatgtaaaaaataactcAAGCACAATGTAAAATGCAGACAAGTGCCAGCAAGGGAGAGGTGAGCGAGAAACAAAAGCCAGCAGATTGAAGACTGACCTGCAGCTTCACGTATCCCACACTGTCTCCAACAGGAAGTGGTGCTGGGGCGGGAGTCAGACCTATCCCAGCGTACTcgttccccatctcttcctctccatcgctctgcCCTACCATGATGGACATGGTAATGGAGGGTTGTGCGAGGGGCAGGGGGAACGCTGGCTGCGGGGTCGGGGGTAAGGGCCTTTCCTGGATCCAGCTACTCTTGCGTGGTCCCATACCACCACTCCCTACGGGTTTGATCTCCGCTACGGGAAGGGCTGGTAGGGGTCTCCGGGACAGGGAGTCCTGGGAAGGGAGGCGGGGCCGCCCCTGCGTCTGTAACAGGATGGTGGAGTCCTCCAGCGCCCGTTGGACCATAGAGAGCAGGGTGTCTGACGGAGGGGCGTGGCCACAGGAAGACAAAGCAGGAAGTAGATCTGAGAGGCGGGCCCAAGccagttggagagagggagggacctcGCTGGGTTGACTCAACTTCCAGATGGACAGGATCTCAGCCAATGAGGTAGCCAGGTCCCTTGAGGAGGCGGGTGCACCCGAGGCAGTGCTCAGCACCGATTGGACAAGACTGGAAAGCGAGGTTCTCCATTGGATGTCACCAGACCCATTACTGGATACAGATAACCTATGTGTGGAAGACGATGTTGACATTGCCGAAGAGGGCAAGACGTCAAGGGTGAGAGCAGGCATGTTGTAGATGCCGCAGTCCGGCTCGGAGGTGGAGCCCAAGTCGCTGCCCTCACCCAGCCCCAGCGGTGCTCTCTTCCCTTGGCCGAGGACAGAGTAGACTTGGCCGTGCTCCGTCTCCTCCAGGGGGATGATGGTGGACATGTCCCCCGGGGCCAGGGGTAGGCCAGGAAGGGAGGGAACGCTGTAAACGTCCTCCTCTGATTCAGCAGTTGTAACAGACGCTTGGACGTTGTAGGTCTGCTGTTGGGGGTCTGATGACGTGCTGAGTATTATAGTGGGAACATTGTACACCtgaaagagagaaatggagatgaagacagaaagggatggaaggagatggagaaagaaagTAAATAGCTACTTTCCTCAAGGGGATATTGCTCTCTATTTTGCCCCCTGGCCCAGACACCAATTGCTCAGTTAGACAAAATAATGTCTAAAGCACCAGTGTAAAGGGCACCTAGATCATTCAACAGGACGAGCTGGGTCTATATGGCGCAGAGCAAGTCTTCCTTGACCGTTATTGTTCTTCAAGTCATTCCATTCAGTCATTCTAAGCTCCTAGTCAGTAGTACTGTTTGTTATGCATGTTCtagaagaacagaggaggagattgGATAGCCTGGCCATTACATTCCCACTGCGGTATAGACAGCTGGGTGTGACTGGGAGAAAATAGCAACAGCAGTATTCAGATCACACAGACTGGAATGCAGCTGACAGAGAAACaggtgtggcagagagagagagacagacggagggaggggCTGTGGGAGGAAGGAACAGGTGAAGGAAAGTTGagccgagagagaaagagggggactgTGAGAAAGAGGGGgactgagagaaagagggggactgagagaaagagggggactgagagaaagaggggactGAGAGAAAGGGGAGTaaatgagagaaagaggggagtaaatgagagaaagaggggagtaaatgagagaaagaggggagtaaatgagagaaagaggggagtaatgagagaaagaggggagtactgagagaaagagagggtgagtgaggggcagagggaggaagggaagaacAGGTGAGGGAAGGTTGAGAgctgaggggggagagggagaatcagacaaagaagagaaaggagagggagaaagaaagatgaAGTGAGAGCGAGGAgtgagaaaaagacagagagaaagaagagagccagggagagagagagaaatggagtaggagaggagagagatggtgtcTGCACTGTGGAGGAAGAATCCCGACTGACCTCTGACTCTAGgtcagtgtgtggggggagggagcGGGGGGTGTTGTAGATGTTCTCGTCGTCACACAGCGC is a window from the Oncorhynchus keta strain PuntledgeMale-10-30-2019 chromosome 35, Oket_V2, whole genome shotgun sequence genome containing:
- the efs gene encoding embryonal Fyn-associated substrate; protein product: MSLSTVLAKALFDNAAESPEELAFRKGDILMVLEQEQGGGPGWWLCSLHGRQGIAPANRLRLLHTTPGSDPRPPSRAPSEDSVYLSPGPLARTAVSTEDIDGVYRTPPSLGEALYQNPGAVPVASRPGVLRQAEVGGRPRSRSSSGTRPLPDWDGGVTGRPRSPSLRGRDVDSAGTLYQTPSTPTLLGPQHHRSPGGLTGAPGPENVYLAPSGMPRAVGLAPEGPEDNTYLVPRETVAAAGHSDSCYLVPRGTVLPSEEFYQTPTGGAAGVAVATQVTPIATRILETQSLTPSQVNGDRGAPLKPLTPHSKLAQGTPGMMYQTPTHVGAGILRTPPVPALGSPKPQLKGVIPGTPRGQSGVPSTPPIARGKLAPATPVRGSPLLARPGQGQGRVPRSPNFARKPPPPAPPVRGVTRKDLPQPGTPVSTSKPAISTPQSTPVPLQQESKDGRMTSDEKKKNGQNKKGEGREYADPDDENLDEQVYDTPPSSRWHRQAPAALCDDENIYNTPRSLPPHTDLESEVYNVPTIILSTSSDPQQQTYNVQASVTTAESEEDVYSVPSLPGLPLAPGDMSTIIPLEETEHGQVYSVLGQGKRAPLGLGEGSDLGSTSEPDCGIYNMPALTLDVLPSSAMSTSSSTHRLSVSSNGSGDIQWRTSLSSLVQSVLSTASGAPASSRDLATSLAEILSIWKLSQPSEVPPSLQLAWARLSDLLPALSSCGHAPPSDTLLSMVQRALEDSTILLQTQGRPRLPSQDSLSRRPLPALPVAEIKPVGSGGMGPRKSSWIQERPLPPTPQPAFPLPLAQPSITMSIMVGQSDGEEEMGNEYAGIGLTPAPAPLPVGDSVGYVKLQGKPEPPSDVQTENVSNQTVHTTELRLSPSPPLPISLSLEDSELLSFYSSQSLSHLSCLADSIDVLFNSVQGNQPPRVFVSRGKSLIVTAHKLVFIGDTLSRLLTSPDLRAKVTTSGGRLCQALKAVVVATKGAAQNYPSVSATQEMVDRVAELSQHAAGFSSLLKRLTEIS